The following are from one region of the Candidatus Saccharibacteria bacterium genome:
- a CDS encoding S1 RNA-binding domain-containing protein, translating to MAELLSSNTVRALEAEDVVEGAVLSVDKHEIWLDLGVFGTGLVVGKELEHSSGSLQVGDVISASVVVPETPEGYAILSLKRVAKEKGWDVLEKRFADKETFGIVPFDANKGGLLIEVEGVRGFLPVSQLSAENYPRVTGADKDEILHRLNGLVSRTLMVRILDLDRKQNKLIVSEKEAQREFTEGKISSFKVGNKVKGIVTGVVDFGVFVNVDGIEGLVHISEIAWDRVDNPAHYVKVGQEIEAVIIAIDQDKLSLSIKQLSKDPWMSEISKYKVGDTVAGKVTRITPFGAFVQVNPIIEALVHISELSEDHVSDPSKLVKVGETRSFKVIAIEAEHHKLSLSLKADSVKPAKKAVKTEAAQETQASG from the coding sequence ATGGCAGAGCTTTTGAGTTCAAATACGGTTCGTGCTCTCGAAGCCGAAGACGTAGTAGAGGGAGCCGTACTGAGTGTTGATAAGCACGAAATCTGGCTAGATCTAGGCGTCTTTGGTACTGGATTGGTTGTTGGCAAAGAACTAGAACACTCTAGCGGTTCACTCCAGGTTGGTGATGTTATTAGTGCCTCGGTGGTTGTGCCAGAAACCCCCGAGGGCTATGCGATTTTGAGTCTTAAGCGGGTGGCTAAAGAGAAGGGTTGGGACGTTTTAGAAAAGCGATTTGCCGACAAAGAAACCTTTGGCATAGTACCATTCGATGCCAACAAGGGTGGCCTCTTGATTGAGGTTGAGGGTGTTCGCGGCTTTTTGCCGGTCAGCCAGCTTTCGGCCGAGAATTATCCCCGGGTAACGGGTGCCGACAAAGACGAAATCCTACATCGGCTAAATGGGCTGGTAAGTAGAACGCTTATGGTGCGAATTTTAGATCTTGATCGAAAGCAGAATAAATTGATTGTGTCCGAAAAAGAAGCTCAACGTGAATTTACCGAAGGCAAGATCTCATCGTTTAAAGTCGGTAATAAGGTGAAGGGCATAGTAACCGGTGTTGTTGACTTTGGTGTATTTGTAAATGTTGATGGCATCGAAGGCTTGGTTCACATTTCCGAAATTGCCTGGGACCGCGTCGATAATCCGGCTCACTATGTAAAAGTCGGCCAAGAAATCGAGGCCGTGATTATTGCTATCGACCAAGATAAGCTGTCGCTATCGATTAAGCAGTTAAGCAAGGATCCCTGGATGTCGGAGATCTCAAAATACAAAGTTGGCGACACCGTTGCAGGGAAAGTTACCCGCATAACACCGTTTGGTGCTTTTGTGCAGGTCAACCCAATAATCGAGGCTCTGGTACACATATCAGAACTTTCAGAAGACCACGTTAGCGATCCTTCTAAACTTGTTAAGGTGGGCGAAACACGTAGTTTCAAAGTTATTGCTATCGAGGCAGAACACCACAAACTATCATTAAGCCTCAAAGCCGACAGCGTAAAACCAGCCAAAAAAGCAGTCAAGACCGAAGCTGCCCAAGAGACACAGGCGAGCGGGTAG
- a CDS encoding ROK family protein, whose amino-acid sequence MLVGIDIGGSKIHVASSHLGKKIEREHIFPTPTNQRTVGPTLIKAVREVCGRSPIDAIGISSPGPIDKRRGMVLTPSHIPWHNLRIVEPLRKAFGCPVAIENDANCGGMAEAKYGAGKPFKVFVYITISSGIGTAIMVKGQPLPTPHNSEGGRMIIEPSLEAVEGRIGTFESLCSGQAVVRRFGAIAAEIHDHDTASWEIIAHELALGFYNIITLVNPEALVLAGGFSLNHKKFIRHVKQNLHSMPLLYPPPKIVPAKHILNAPVLGALLLSTELIT is encoded by the coding sequence ATGCTAGTTGGCATAGACATTGGTGGCAGCAAGATTCATGTAGCTAGTTCGCACTTGGGTAAAAAAATCGAGCGTGAACATATATTCCCCACGCCTACCAACCAAAGAACTGTTGGCCCAACCCTAATCAAGGCCGTGAGGGAGGTCTGTGGTCGTAGCCCAATCGATGCCATTGGCATTAGCTCTCCCGGCCCTATAGACAAAAGGCGCGGCATGGTTCTGACACCCTCACACATACCGTGGCACAATCTTAGGATAGTTGAGCCACTACGTAAGGCATTCGGGTGCCCAGTGGCTATAGAAAATGATGCTAATTGTGGCGGTATGGCCGAAGCCAAATATGGTGCCGGCAAACCGTTCAAGGTTTTTGTGTACATAACCATTTCGAGCGGTATTGGTACGGCCATTATGGTAAAAGGCCAGCCACTGCCCACACCACACAACAGCGAAGGTGGCCGTATGATTATAGAGCCAAGCCTGGAGGCGGTTGAAGGGCGAATCGGCACATTTGAGAGCCTTTGCAGCGGCCAGGCGGTTGTAAGGCGCTTTGGCGCGATTGCAGCCGAGATCCACGATCACGATACTGCCAGCTGGGAGATAATTGCCCACGAACTAGCCCTGGGGTTTTACAACATCATTACCCTAGTCAACCCCGAAGCTTTGGTGCTGGCCGGTGGTTTTAGCCTCAACCACAAAAAATTCATTAGGCACGTTAAACAAAATTTGCACAGCATGCCGCTGCTCTACCCACCACCCAAAATTGTGCCGGCCAAACACATTTTAAACGCCCCCGTCTTAGGTGCGCTATTGTTAAGTACTGAATTAATTACCTAA
- the lnt gene encoding apolipoprotein N-acyltransferase — protein sequence MKTQVKRWYKKHKPALVAAALTLLSIIGLSLPFLGYNLGWLGLVGLLPLLYLLQYLQKHGEVKALGFWWMVGFGSQAIILFWMLQTQPERWAGTSGWTAIGGLVFGYLAFALVLSVGFVVAGWLYKLTKSKLDNPWVFLTLPAAWVIGEFVRSWLFSVISSGPNTTLGPFWNFGALGFAASVTPLVYLSRFVGLWGLSFAVVVVNLAVFWLLHKRWKLPAVIGFGLMLATVLSWLIYKDASSKSISVAAVQLGTNDSLQIGGLDFRQGLFKLSQAKQAEVLVLSEYSGIFAEDKSQTDQALAHKLLSSENAPIITSTQTQPGADSTERRNTLTVYNPEGKIVREQDKQFLIPIGEAMPYAFIFLLKAIGQGKVIDDQFQSREVTRSPKPDTTFELNDLKIGALACSGAIGPELYRSLAVGGAQILTNSASLSIFAKAPAYHQQAQQMARFIAVANARPFVQATDGSYSFIIDQNGSWLAKSGQQNLELLVESVKLNNTKTLYTLLGEWAVVASAGVLVVAAVYSRRKLDNHKRNSYTNG from the coding sequence ATGAAAACACAGGTCAAACGCTGGTATAAGAAACACAAACCAGCCTTAGTTGCTGCTGCCCTAACGCTCTTAAGCATAATTGGCTTAAGCCTACCCTTTTTGGGCTATAACCTAGGCTGGCTTGGCCTGGTGGGGCTTTTACCGCTGCTTTATTTACTGCAGTATCTGCAAAAACACGGGGAAGTTAAGGCTTTGGGTTTTTGGTGGATGGTTGGCTTTGGTTCTCAAGCCATAATTTTGTTTTGGATGCTCCAAACCCAGCCGGAGCGCTGGGCCGGCACTAGTGGCTGGACTGCTATCGGCGGGCTAGTGTTTGGCTATTTGGCATTTGCTCTGGTGCTGTCGGTTGGGTTTGTAGTAGCTGGCTGGCTCTACAAACTCACCAAATCTAAGCTCGACAACCCCTGGGTATTTTTAACCTTGCCAGCGGCTTGGGTAATTGGGGAGTTTGTGCGTAGCTGGCTGTTCTCGGTTATTTCGAGTGGGCCTAACACCACGCTTGGGCCGTTTTGGAACTTTGGCGCGCTAGGCTTTGCAGCTAGTGTAACACCATTGGTATACTTGAGCCGATTCGTTGGCTTGTGGGGGCTAAGCTTTGCAGTTGTTGTGGTGAATTTAGCCGTCTTTTGGCTGCTGCACAAACGCTGGAAGCTACCAGCTGTTATTGGGTTTGGGTTAATGCTTGCAACTGTCCTGTCCTGGTTAATTTATAAAGACGCTAGCTCTAAGTCTATAAGTGTTGCGGCTGTACAGCTTGGCACCAACGATTCGCTACAGATTGGTGGACTTGATTTTCGGCAGGGTCTGTTTAAGCTATCGCAAGCAAAACAAGCTGAGGTTTTGGTATTATCAGAATACTCCGGTATTTTTGCCGAAGACAAAAGCCAGACCGATCAAGCTCTGGCTCACAAACTGCTAAGCAGCGAAAACGCCCCCATAATTACCTCAACCCAAACCCAACCGGGAGCGGATAGCACAGAGCGGCGCAATACCTTAACCGTGTATAACCCAGAGGGCAAGATTGTGCGAGAACAAGACAAGCAGTTTCTGATCCCCATCGGCGAGGCTATGCCATACGCCTTTATTTTCTTACTTAAAGCTATTGGCCAAGGCAAAGTTATTGATGATCAGTTTCAGAGCCGCGAAGTAACCAGAAGCCCAAAGCCCGATACGACCTTTGAATTAAATGATCTCAAAATAGGTGCGCTGGCTTGTTCGGGCGCGATTGGGCCCGAACTATATCGGAGCCTAGCGGTTGGCGGAGCTCAAATACTAACCAACTCGGCTAGCTTGTCTATCTTTGCCAAGGCTCCAGCCTATCACCAGCAAGCCCAGCAAATGGCGCGCTTTATAGCCGTAGCCAACGCCCGACCGTTTGTGCAGGCCACCGACGGTAGCTATTCGTTTATAATTGATCAAAACGGTAGCTGGCTAGCCAAAAGTGGCCAACAAAACCTGGAGCTGTTGGTTGAAAGTGTAAAACTTAATAACACCAAAACTCTCTATACCCTACTGGGCGAATGGGCAGTGGTGGCCAGCGCTGGCGTCTTGGTGGTAGCGGCCGTTTACTCAAGGCGCAAGCTTGACAACCATAAGCGTAATAGCTATACTAACGGTTAG
- a CDS encoding ABC transporter ATP-binding protein — MIRAIKVSKKYKYNGVEQLALQNVSLMVPTGKSMAIIGKSGSGKSTLMHILSGLDTPDFGRVLLGKNDLDALSQKEKDRLRNRYIGFVFQSFFLLPKEPVWRNVAMPLEIAGVGLEERRTDAMKALGFVQMQDFAERPAFELSGGQKQRVCIARAVVNAPHYLFADEPTGNLDDKTGAQIEELLFAMNEALGSTLVMVTHNLKLAKKCNEVVEIEDGKIAKVEGLW; from the coding sequence ATGATACGAGCTATTAAAGTTTCGAAAAAATATAAATACAATGGCGTGGAGCAACTAGCCTTGCAAAACGTCTCGCTTATGGTGCCAACCGGCAAAAGCATGGCCATTATTGGCAAAAGCGGGTCGGGCAAGAGCACACTCATGCACATACTCTCTGGGTTAGATACGCCAGATTTTGGACGAGTGCTTTTGGGCAAGAATGATCTAGATGCGCTTTCGCAAAAAGAAAAAGACAGATTGCGCAACCGCTACATTGGTTTTGTGTTCCAGAGTTTTTTTTTGCTACCCAAAGAGCCAGTTTGGCGCAATGTAGCCATGCCACTAGAAATAGCCGGTGTTGGGCTCGAGGAGCGCCGCACCGACGCCATGAAGGCCCTGGGCTTTGTGCAGATGCAAGACTTTGCCGAAAGGCCAGCATTTGAGCTCTCCGGCGGCCAAAAACAACGGGTTTGCATAGCCCGGGCCGTGGTAAATGCACCCCACTACCTGTTTGCCGATGAGCCGACCGGCAACTTAGACGACAAAACTGGTGCCCAAATAGAGGAACTGCTTTTTGCCATGAACGAGGCTCTGGGTAGCACTCTGGTGATGGTTACCCACAACCTAAAACTGGCTAAAAAGTGTAATGAGGTGGTAGAGATAGAAGACGGCAAAATTGCCAAGGTTGAGGGGCTGTGGTGA
- a CDS encoding ABC transporter permease, whose amino-acid sequence MKVADVFKRSLEGIKQNKVRVALTSCAIAIGAFALMITFGLGEGARQAAATLVASSLNNQVIKVSPKQPESSFLSATTLQEYNAEQAGKNKNEPKLLTESDIKKIEGLKGVGQVIRNYPFTLEYLEANGKKFVISASQYSPIYKPQLVAGEAGGSIGVDGIIVPEVFLSQLGLGSAQTAIGKTLPVTYFDRERLASRIQNFKVVAVSKKPITSALPSNFQVSESAASKISSFQSSDSSKVGYGSLTVVVPAQYGIEGVDVVKQNIAKLGFTVSTDAESAKGLTDVINGLQLFLAAFAAATLLAAVFGIINTELIGILERKQEIGLLKALGIRGHTLFAIFTVEAGWIGLFGTILGIVLAFVLSLFINPLIAKRLDIFADSGSALVFTPTQVLGIIILLLVIALVSGVLPAAKAVQMDPIEALRTE is encoded by the coding sequence ATGAAAGTAGCCGACGTTTTTAAACGCAGCTTAGAAGGCATTAAGCAAAACAAAGTGCGAGTAGCCCTTACCTCTTGCGCCATTGCCATTGGCGCCTTTGCCCTCATGATTACCTTTGGCCTGGGCGAGGGCGCCCGCCAAGCCGCCGCCACTTTAGTTGCTAGCTCGCTCAACAACCAGGTTATTAAGGTTAGCCCTAAGCAGCCCGAAAGCAGTTTTCTTTCTGCCACCACACTTCAGGAGTACAATGCCGAGCAGGCTGGCAAAAACAAAAATGAGCCCAAATTGCTTACCGAGAGCGACATTAAAAAGATAGAGGGGCTCAAGGGGGTGGGCCAAGTAATTCGCAACTACCCTTTTACCCTCGAGTATTTAGAAGCCAACGGCAAAAAATTTGTTATTAGTGCTAGTCAATATAGCCCGATCTACAAGCCGCAGCTTGTAGCTGGCGAGGCAGGTGGTAGCATTGGTGTCGACGGCATAATAGTGCCCGAGGTTTTTTTAAGCCAGCTGGGCTTGGGTTCGGCTCAAACCGCCATTGGCAAAACCCTGCCAGTTACCTATTTCGATCGTGAGCGCTTAGCCAGCCGGATCCAAAACTTTAAGGTTGTGGCGGTTAGCAAAAAGCCCATTACCAGCGCTCTGCCATCTAATTTTCAGGTCTCTGAGTCGGCCGCTTCGAAAATCAGTTCTTTTCAGAGCAGCGATAGTAGCAAGGTTGGCTACGGCAGCCTAACAGTGGTTGTGCCAGCCCAATACGGCATTGAGGGGGTCGATGTGGTTAAACAAAACATCGCTAAACTTGGTTTTACGGTGTCAACCGATGCCGAGAGCGCCAAAGGTTTAACCGATGTTATAAACGGCTTACAGCTGTTTTTGGCTGCCTTTGCAGCCGCAACCTTGCTAGCCGCCGTGTTTGGCATTATTAATACCGAATTAATTGGTATATTAGAGCGTAAGCAAGAAATTGGCCTGCTCAAGGCCTTGGGCATTCGTGGCCACACCCTGTTTGCCATTTTTACGGTCGAAGCCGGCTGGATTGGGCTTTTTGGCACAATCTTAGGCATAGTTCTGGCTTTTGTGTTAAGCCTGTTTATAAATCCACTCATTGCCAAGCGGCTAGATATATTTGCCGACTCCGGCTCGGCACTAGTATTCACACCAACTCAAGTGCTGGGAATAATTATCTTGCTGCTGGTTATTGCATTGGTCTCGGGTGTTTTACCGGCCGCCAAAGCTGTACAAATGGATCCAATCGAAGCGTTGAGGACTGAGTAG
- a CDS encoding Ig-like domain-containing protein codes for MPQKKSTKSRVASFSASKKGKFKPKWWMVLVLVLVVAVVGIAVFRFSHAFGGGKIYIYGGNDGPYVSYDFNIDGSVNLKESIAGKERKNVAFAQAQAVGLQMVQDALRASGQAEQADAINPGSLPAEVQTQLNSANQQGKDAQNQSASQQTPAFQPPPSAVQPSSAPAAPSATAPAPTSPAPAKTYPVSGVVDFRLPADIAKTATQVIYRVDGKQIGISKAAPFNQTFNSTRYENGSHLLQAEVKNGFGANKNYVYALQVQNPTDWWSKLVQNFSNVFGQ; via the coding sequence ATGCCGCAAAAAAAGTCTACAAAATCTAGGGTAGCTAGCTTTAGTGCCAGCAAAAAAGGCAAGTTTAAACCTAAGTGGTGGATGGTATTAGTGTTGGTGCTAGTGGTTGCGGTTGTCGGGATCGCAGTTTTTAGGTTCTCACACGCCTTTGGTGGCGGCAAGATCTATATTTATGGCGGCAACGACGGACCCTATGTGAGTTATGATTTTAATATAGATGGCTCGGTTAATCTAAAAGAATCGATTGCCGGCAAAGAGCGCAAAAACGTGGCCTTTGCCCAAGCTCAAGCCGTTGGTTTGCAGATGGTGCAAGATGCCCTGCGGGCTAGCGGCCAAGCCGAACAGGCCGATGCTATCAATCCAGGCAGTTTGCCGGCCGAGGTTCAAACTCAGCTCAACAGTGCCAATCAACAGGGCAAAGACGCACAAAATCAGAGCGCTAGCCAGCAAACTCCAGCCTTCCAGCCGCCACCAAGCGCCGTCCAGCCAAGCTCTGCGCCAGCGGCTCCATCTGCCACTGCGCCAGCACCGACTAGCCCAGCGCCTGCCAAGACCTACCCGGTGAGCGGTGTGGTTGATTTTCGTTTGCCGGCCGATATAGCCAAAACCGCAACCCAGGTAATATATAGGGTAGATGGCAAACAAATCGGCATTAGCAAGGCCGCGCCTTTCAATCAAACCTTTAATTCCACACGTTACGAAAACGGCAGCCACTTGCTGCAGGCCGAGGTTAAAAATGGCTTTGGGGCCAACAAAAACTATGTTTATGCCCTGCAAGTGCAAAACCCGACCGACTGGTGGAGCAAACTGGTGCAGAACTTTAGTAATGTTTTTGGGCAGTAG